A window of the Cannabis sativa cultivar Pink pepper isolate KNU-18-1 chromosome X, ASM2916894v1, whole genome shotgun sequence genome harbors these coding sequences:
- the LOC115700416 gene encoding calcium uniporter protein 4, mitochondrial isoform X1, giving the protein MLVSSSHLRPYIYMSTLSHCSNFKPNTLSLSLSSVMALRKMLAKRLLTGRRLITPEISLSINTIVPINDACNAKFHREYITSPDSAEKGFFRRFFHRRAPDKSATRLPEFLSLPVGEKLREKLRGSDIISSDRIRLDCLISPPAPELIRADDESDIFGLSVDDAKKILRLAQMEKLKSKLRAIPENLISYSEFFRICVEDCENENQGAEFAKTLDDTGNVIVLGNVVFLRPEQVAKSMEAIICEAVTNPNDPRRKVLEEMEKQKSMIDQKARELVRGELYIGLGFVLAQTLAAMRLTFWELSWDVMEPICFFVTSIHFALGYGFFLRTSTEPTFQGYFQRRFLSRQKRLMEIHSFDIQKYNKLREAFYPSTTTTSFHHGLV; this is encoded by the exons ATGTTAGTAAGTTCCTCTCACCTCCgaccttatatatatatgagtactCTTTCCCATTGTTCTAACTTCAAACCaaatactctctctctctctctatcatcAGTAATGGCGCTTCGGAAAATGCTAGCGAAGCGTCTGTTAACCGGTCGCAGACTAATCACTCCAGAAATCTCTCTTTCAATTAATACGATCGTTCCAATCAACGACGCCTGCAACGCGAAATTCCACCGGGAATATATAACCTCGCCGGATTCAGCAGAGAAAGGATTTTTCCGGCGATTCTTTCACCGGAGAGCTCCTGACAAATCAGCCACTCGGCTGCCGGAATTTCTGTCCTTGCCGGTCGGCGAAAAACTCCGGGAGAAGCTCAGAGGAAGCGACATTATTAGCAGCGATCGCATCCGACTCGATTGTCTGATCAGTCCTCCTGCGCCAGAACTCATCAGAGCCGATGATGAATCTGATATTTTCGGCTTATCGGTAGACGACGCTAAGAAGATTCTAAGGCTTGCACAAATGGAGAAGCTGAAATCGAAGCTCAGAGCAATCCCAGAGAACTTGATTTCCTATTCTGAGTTCTTTCGAATCTGCGTTGAAGATTGTGAGAACGAAAATCAAGGAGCGGAGTTCGCAAAGACACTAGACGATACTGGAAACGTCATCGTTTTGGGAAACGTCGTTTTCCTCCGCCCAGAACAg GTGGCGAAATCTATGGAGGCCATAATTTGTGAGGCAGTGACTAATCCAAACGATCCAAGAAGAAAGGTACTGGAGGAAATGGAGAAACAAAAATCGATGATCGACCAGAAAGCAAGAGAATTGGTCCGTGGGGAGCTTTATATTGGGCTGGGCTTCGTACTGGCCCAAACACTTGCGGCCATGAGACTAACCTTTTGGGAGCTGAGTTGGGACGTGATGGAGCCCATATGCTTCTTTGTGACATCGATCCATTTCGCTTTGGGCTACGGCTTCTTTCTCCGTACCTCGACGGAGCCAACTTTCCAAGGCTACTTCCAACGCCGCTTTCTCTCCAGGCAAAAACGGCTCATGGAGATCCATAGCTTTGATATACAAAAGTACAACAAGCTTCGAGAAGCGTTTTACCCATCAACGACGACGACGTCGTTTCATCATGGCCTTGTTTAG
- the LOC115700416 gene encoding calcium uniporter protein 4, mitochondrial isoform X2 → MALRKMLAKRLLTGRRLITPEISLSINTIVPINDACNAKFHREYITSPDSAEKGFFRRFFHRRAPDKSATRLPEFLSLPVGEKLREKLRGSDIISSDRIRLDCLISPPAPELIRADDESDIFGLSVDDAKKILRLAQMEKLKSKLRAIPENLISYSEFFRICVEDCENENQGAEFAKTLDDTGNVIVLGNVVFLRPEQVAKSMEAIICEAVTNPNDPRRKVLEEMEKQKSMIDQKARELVRGELYIGLGFVLAQTLAAMRLTFWELSWDVMEPICFFVTSIHFALGYGFFLRTSTEPTFQGYFQRRFLSRQKRLMEIHSFDIQKYNKLREAFYPSTTTTSFHHGLV, encoded by the exons ATGGCGCTTCGGAAAATGCTAGCGAAGCGTCTGTTAACCGGTCGCAGACTAATCACTCCAGAAATCTCTCTTTCAATTAATACGATCGTTCCAATCAACGACGCCTGCAACGCGAAATTCCACCGGGAATATATAACCTCGCCGGATTCAGCAGAGAAAGGATTTTTCCGGCGATTCTTTCACCGGAGAGCTCCTGACAAATCAGCCACTCGGCTGCCGGAATTTCTGTCCTTGCCGGTCGGCGAAAAACTCCGGGAGAAGCTCAGAGGAAGCGACATTATTAGCAGCGATCGCATCCGACTCGATTGTCTGATCAGTCCTCCTGCGCCAGAACTCATCAGAGCCGATGATGAATCTGATATTTTCGGCTTATCGGTAGACGACGCTAAGAAGATTCTAAGGCTTGCACAAATGGAGAAGCTGAAATCGAAGCTCAGAGCAATCCCAGAGAACTTGATTTCCTATTCTGAGTTCTTTCGAATCTGCGTTGAAGATTGTGAGAACGAAAATCAAGGAGCGGAGTTCGCAAAGACACTAGACGATACTGGAAACGTCATCGTTTTGGGAAACGTCGTTTTCCTCCGCCCAGAACAg GTGGCGAAATCTATGGAGGCCATAATTTGTGAGGCAGTGACTAATCCAAACGATCCAAGAAGAAAGGTACTGGAGGAAATGGAGAAACAAAAATCGATGATCGACCAGAAAGCAAGAGAATTGGTCCGTGGGGAGCTTTATATTGGGCTGGGCTTCGTACTGGCCCAAACACTTGCGGCCATGAGACTAACCTTTTGGGAGCTGAGTTGGGACGTGATGGAGCCCATATGCTTCTTTGTGACATCGATCCATTTCGCTTTGGGCTACGGCTTCTTTCTCCGTACCTCGACGGAGCCAACTTTCCAAGGCTACTTCCAACGCCGCTTTCTCTCCAGGCAAAAACGGCTCATGGAGATCCATAGCTTTGATATACAAAAGTACAACAAGCTTCGAGAAGCGTTTTACCCATCAACGACGACGACGTCGTTTCATCATGGCCTTGTTTAG